One segment of Sceloporus undulatus isolate JIND9_A2432 ecotype Alabama unplaced genomic scaffold, SceUnd_v1.1 scaffold_16897, whole genome shotgun sequence DNA contains the following:
- the LOC121918559 gene encoding splicing factor 3A subunit 1-like, with amino-acid sequence AQQQLPQKLQAQVIQETVVPKEPPPEFEFIADPPSISAFDLDVVKLTAQFVSRNGRQFLTQLMQKEQRNYQFDFLRPQHSLFNYFTKLVEQYTKVMGSGRLHCALGSSLISDVKQGQPWLALGWGSGRGECRDLGRNRANCRR; translated from the coding sequence CTCCAGGCCCAGGTGATCCAAGAGACGGTGGTCCCGAAGGAGCCCCCTCCAGAGTTCGAGTTCATCGCGGACCCTCCGTCCATCTCCGCCTTTGACCTGGACGTGGTCAAGCTGACTGCCCAGTTCGTTTCCCGGAACGGCAGGCAGTTCCTGACCCAGCTGATGCAGAAGGAGCAGAGGAACTACCAGTTCGACTTCCTGCGCCCTCAGCACAGCCTCTTCAACTACTTCACCAAACTGGTTGAGCAGTACACCAAGGTAATGGGGTCTGGGAGGTTGCATTGCGCATTAGGATCCAGTCTGATCTCAGAcgttaagcagggccagccctggttagcccTCGGATGGGGGTCCGGCAGAGGAGAGTGCAGGGATTTAGGGCGAAACCGGGCAAATTGCAGGCGTTAA